A stretch of DNA from Yoonia sp. G8-12:
GTCAAACGGCTGGAAACCGTCGAACTCACGATCTCCGACGACCCGCTGGCACGGCAGCAAGCCGTAGATAAGGCGGTCGATGATGCGCAGAAAGCGTCAGGGCGGAGTATGGGGGGACGCGGCGGCATGCGCGGCGGGAAGTCGCGGTATGGGGGGAAGCGGTGACAAAGATCGCTTCGGTATCTTATGAATCAAAATGTATCGCTCAACTCTGTGCGATCGCAAAGAACGACAGAGGTGAAATAGTTCGAAAGCGATGGAGCTCGGGTTTTTTCTGGCGGCGCGGCGATGTTCCCTTCCTAATCACTAATCGCCATTGTGTAACTGGCAGAGACGGATCAAACGAACCGCTAAAGGATGGATTTGATCCCATCGCGCTTCATGTGTTCTTCCGTGTACCTCACGAACGCGTCGCCCATGACGCTCAAACGTATTCAAATCGAAGTATCGAATTTCATTTATGGAGAGATGACGAACCGGACTGGCAAGAACATCCGAAAGGCTCTTGCATTGATGTTGTCGCATTGAGGTTTTCTGATTTCCCCGATCAGATTCACTGCGTAAACGACAAGGAACAATATGATCATTGGCAACCAGAGGCTGGGACCGATTGTTTCATCGTAGGTTACCCCGAGGCACTTGGTGGTAGTGAAGGAACCCCAATTTGGAAGCGAGGTTCGATAGCTTCTGAACCTGAATTAGGCTTAGACGGAATGCCAGTATTTCTATGCGATTCAGCTACACGCAAAGGGCTTTCAGGGGCGCCTGTTTTCGCGAAAATGTTGGGTAACTTTTCATCCGAAGGGCGCCCGTTTAGTGGAACTGCCTCGCCGCAATTCTTTGCTCACTGGACAAAGTTTCTCGGTGTTTATGCTGGTCGCGAAGGTGATGAGAAAGATGGCTTCCAACTTGGACGGGTATGGAAGGCATCAATACTCAGCGATGTCCTGAATAACACAAACACACCTGAGAGTCCGTTTATTCGTAAATGACCACGTGTAGGGTGGGTGAAACCTACGCGCCGCAACCCCGTGGGTTTCACCCACCCTACCCCCGAGCAGTCAGCTGAAATAAAACAGCCAAAGTGACCCATGATCCGACAAAGACGATGGAAAGCTTTTTCTCCTCGGCTTCAAATCGACCAGATATGATGTTGAAAACCACTGAAGGTTTCTTAATGACTGTTAAAATTGCATAGAGTATTGCAAAAGCAGGGATGATGAAGATCAAAGTTAATAAGAGGTTCATTGTCTACTCCGTTTTGAACTGCCAAAGAATCGTGCACTGTTTCTGTTTCTCGGTTCGCACAGAGGATCGGCCACCACGAGCTGAAAATTCAGTAGTGCAGCGCGTTTGCAGCAAAAGTAGGGTGGGTGAAACCCACGCGCCGCAACCCCGTGGGTTTCACCCACCCTACCATCACGCCGTCCCGGACCTGATCCGGGACCTCAACGCCCCCAAACCTTAACACCCCATTCACACATCCCACCGCACGCGGCCTTAACCCACCCAAGCCGTACACCGTGTACATACGCATTGTGTACGGGTTGTGTACGCATTACATACGCCCTCATCTCCAGCAAAACCCCGCGTTAACAGGCGATTCCCCACGTCACCTCCGCAATCACCCGCCACCCCCCACCGCGCGTTGCACCGTCGCGACCTTGCCCGCCGCGCACTTCCGCCTACATCCCCCTCATGCGCACCGTCCTCACCTTCCTGCTCCTCGCCTCTCCCGCCGCCGCGTGGGAGTTTTCGGCCAGCCCGATCTGCACCCTGACCGACACCCAAGAGGCAGGCGAAATCACCGTCACGTATGACCCTGCAATCACCGAATATGCGGTCACCGTGACCCTGCCCCAAGGGCGCTGGTCCGGCGATCCCGTCTTTGGCATGGCCTTTGCAAATGACCGCCCGATCAGCATCCAGACAGACCGCCATAGCGTCAGCCCCGATGGCCGCAGCCTAACCGTCAAAGACCGTGGATTTGGTAATGTTCTCGACGGGTTGGAGTTCAACGCCCGCGCCTATGCCATTCTGGGTGACACCACCGTGGGCTTTGATCTGGACGGCATCGGCCCCGCCATGACCGCCTTTCGCAACTGCCCCGCCGCCAACCTTGCGTGATGACCGACCCGATCAACCCGACCGACGATAGTGCCCGCGCATTGGCGCAAGATCTGTTGCGCACAGCACGCTTCGCGGCCCTCGCCGTGACCCATCCCGAAACGCAAACACCCTACGTCGCCCGCGTTGCGATGCTGTGGCACGACGGCGCCCTCCTGACGCTGATCTCGACGCTGTCACTCCATACCAAGGCACTCGCCGCAAACCCCGCCTGCGCTGCGTTAATCGGAGAGCCCGACGATAAGGGAGATCCCCTCACCCATCCGCGCATGACCTTGATGTGCACCGCGCACGAGGTTAATAAATCTACCCGCAGACAGGCATGGTTGGCGGCGATACCAAAGGCGCAATTGTACTATGATTTCAGCGACTTCAAGATGTACCAACTGTCGGTGTCAGAGGCGCATCTGAACGGCGGCTTTGGGAAGGCGTTCAACTTAAGCGCGGACGACCTGACGGTTTAGTTGCCCCCGCCAGACAACCGTGCCTTCACGCCATGTCCCGTCAAGCAGAACGCCTTTCTTTGCTGCATGCGGAAACTGGACCCGCCAGTCGCGGAACCTGTCATTGCTCACAACACGCAAGCCGTGATCCGTGGCCATCGACAGGATCGACACATCCGCTATGACGCCTTTGTTGACAACGCAGATATGCTCTTGCGGGACACCCAGCAGCGGGGACAGTTTCGCCTCATCATAATAATGATCATCAAGGACATAGCCGACGCTCGCGTCGAAAAACACAATCGGCGTATAACCTGCGCGCTCAAGGCTGCGCAGCACTTGGGCCAGAATTTTGACAGAGGGTTCGGGGCCCCAATGCATCACGTTGGACCCATCCACGACGATCGCATTTTGAGGAACTGGAATTTCTGCTGGTGGAGGCGTGACCGGTGCTTTGCGCGGTCGCGCACGTGCAGGCCTTCTGCGTTTGCGTTTGGGGAGAAACCGCAAAAAAAGCAGCAAAAACATGGCCGCAATACTGATAAGCTCTATCAGGTCCAGATCTTGCATGCTCGGCCCTTGCGCAACGAAAAAGGCGAAGGTTCAGCAACCTTCGCCTTTCTCTATCACCTAAAGGTTGTGGGTGATCAACCCTTGCCCTTCCATGGCACAAGCCATTTTTCGGCCTGTCGCATGAGCATATCAATGCTGAACCCGATGATGCCGATCAGGATAATCCCCATCAAAACGATGTCTGTGCTCTGGAACTTCGACGCGACCATAATCATCATGCCAGCCCCCTTTTCCGCCGCGACCAATTCAGCCGCAACCACGGTGCCCCAACACACGCCCATAGCAACGCGCGCACCGGTAAAGATTTCGGGCAGTGAATTGGGTATGATGACGTAACGCATGATTTGCCACTTTGAAGCGCCCAGAGAATAGGCCGCATGTACCTTGGAAATCCGCACGCCCGACACACCGGACCGCGCCGCAATCGCCATGATCCAGAGCGCTGCAAGAAACAGCAGAATGATCTTGCCCACTTCACCGATACCGGCCCAGATAATTACCAGCGGGATCAGCGCAAGCGGCGGGACGGGGCGCATGAATTCGACGATCGGGTCAAACCAGCCACGGAACCAATTCGAGAGGCCCATCGCATAGCCCAGCGGAATCCCCACAATCGCACCCAGCAAGAAGCCCACGATCACCCGGAAAAGCGAATATCCCAGATGTTCAGCCAAGGTCGAATTGCGATAACCCACTGTGGCGATCTCACCCAAGCGGCTCCAGACCGCTTCGGGTGACGGTAGCCAGATAGGTTCCATCTGCATCCCCGTTGCCGGTACGATGTTCAGCGTTCCCTTGTCCGACATCGCCACGCTGCCAAATCCGACAGCAACACTGCTCCCCGGCGCAATCGGCTGACCATCCACGGCCGTGATGAATGTCTCTTCATCGCGGCCCATTTCATCGTTGCGGTCCACGCGCAGCAATTCACTGCGATACACAGGGATTGCGATAGCATCGTTTTTGGCGATGCCATCACCCGGCAAAACCTCTGGGGCCGCAACGTCTTCGCCTGACGGATGCACCACGACGCTAACAGTGGCTGTGTCGCTGTCCCCTGCAGGTGTGGTGATGGTATATTCAAACGATCCTTGCCCCTCAAACGGGCCCGGCGCGTGCAAGAAACCCGGCAAGAGTTTCGAGCCCGTGAATGCCCCCCATAAAACGAAAATCAGCACAATCGAGACGACAGAAGCCACAGTGTTTGACGTCACCGCACTTTCGTCACCGAATGTTACTGTCTTAAGCGAGCTATAGTCATGTTTGGGCGTCAGCAACCGCTTCACACCGCTCCAGATCACCATCATCAGCAGGATGATCAGGACATAACCGATAATATAGGGTGCGGCTGCGAAGAGCGTTGTCAGGACCGCCCACAACTCGCCCCAAAGATCTGCTAGCAGTTCCATTATGCGTCCTCCGTCCGGCCCATGATTTCTTCTTCCATGTCCCAGATCATCCCAAGAATTTCCTCGCGGGTTTCCGCGAACTTGGGGTGCTTTTTCACTTCACGCAGGTCTTGACCCACGCCCATCTCGGCAAACGGCAAACGGTATTCTGTATGAATACGGCCCGGTCGGGGCGCCATGACAATCAGCCGTTCGCCCAACAAAAGCGCCTCTTCCACCGAGTGGGTAATCAGGATGATTGTCTTGCCGGTTTCTTTCCAAAGCTTTAGAACCAGACCTTGCATCTTTTCGCGGGTCAGCGCGTCAAGCGCACCCAGTGGTTCATCCATCAAGATCACGTCAGGTTCATTGGCAAGGCAACGCGCAAGGGCCACACGTTGCTGCATCCCGCCCGAAAGCTCGTAGACGGCCTTTTCCTTGAAATCCTGCAGGCCGACGACATCCAGCAGATGGTCGACGATCTTGGCTTTTTCTGCCTTCGGCATCCCCTTCATCGACGGACCAAAGCCCACGTTTTCACGCACGCTCATCCATTCAAAAAGTGCGCCTTGCTGAAAAACCATGCCACGTTCGGCGGCAGGGCCAGTTACCTTGTGACCGTTCAGCGTAATCGTGCCCGCCGTCGGGGCCAAAAACCCCGCAACGATATTGAGCAACGTCGTCTTACCGCAACCCGACGGCCCCAGAACCGACAACAGTTCACCGGCCTTCAGATCAATAGAGACGTCTTTTAATGCCTGTACAGACGACCCATTTGGCAGGTCGAACCGCATTGACAGTTTTTCTATTTGTAACCCTGACATGGCATATCCCGTTGTTTCTCTTGAAAAACTCTACCCCACGCGTAGGCAAAGCTTATCATGAGAAAAGACGGAGTATCGGCGCGGGGCATGCCCCGCGCCAACCCTAAGATTTACATGTCGCCAGCGGCCATCAATGGGCCCAAGTTAATCGCACTCTCATAGCTGTCGAGCGACGATGGGATCGAACCCGACTCAACAAACACGTCCGCAACACCCTTCATAAAGGAAGGTGCCGCACCGCCCAGCCATGCTGCGGATAGCTGTGTCGACACGTCAGGGAACACGAATGTTGACAGCGACGCGGCAGCAGCATCTTCTTCCATACCCGCATCATTTGCGATCACCGGCAGCATTTCTGCCACGCCGGAACCGTCATTCCATGCCGCATTGGCATCTGCCGTTACCTTCAGGAATTTCGCGATCAAATCGCCGTTCTCGGCCACAAAACCCGCAGGTGCGGATGTGACGTCAAACACCAGAATGCCCAGTTCTTCTTTCTGAGCGCCTGTCAGCAACACGTTGCCATGCTCTTTCATGCGTTGCAGCGCACCACCCCAACCGCAGGACATATCAACCTGACCTTGGGCCAAAGCAGCGGCACCTTCGGCTGGGGCCATGTCAACAACGTTCATTGACGCAAGGTCGACACCGAAGTGGTCCATCTGGCGCAAGAAACCATAGTGTGCAGCTGTGCCAAGCGGCACAGCAACGGTCTTGCCCGCAAGTTCACCTGCGCTGTCGGCATCAATTTCCAGACCGGAGGACACGACGCAGTTGTCGTTCTCGGCGTAGGATACAGCAACGTCCAAGATCTGAAGGTCCTGACCGGCAGATGTGGCAACCACGAAAGGTGGCACACCCTGGCTTACCGAAATCTGGACGTCACCTGATGCCATCGCCGCAGACATTGCTGTCCCGCTGTCAAAGCTGACCCAGTTGACCTTGACGCCCATCTCTTCGTCGTAAGTGCCGTTGACCTTGGCGTACTGGAATGGCATCGGCCATTCGAGGAAGTACCCAACGGTAATTTCACCGTGACCTGCCGCAAAGGCCTGCGTAGCGCCTGTCATCAGTGCGACGCCAGCAGCAGCGCCCATGAGTGCATTCTTAATTGTCATTTTAAAGTCTCCCGTGTTGCGACCCTTGATTTGAGGGCCGATCTTATCGGCGGTTTGCCCGCCTTGCATTGGTAGCTGAGCATGAAAAAACATGGGCTCCAAGCCCGATCATCCCCAGCAGGTTCGTTGACGCCAATCTGGCGCCTGTTTTGCCTCGCGCCTGTTTGAATGCTCAATTAGGCAGCAGGTCGAGACACAGCGAAAGGAATTCAGAGCCACACGTCAATCATGGATTCTTGATATTGCATTGAACTTCTTTGCGAGCCGAAAGAGAGACAAGGCAATTTCTTGCTGGTGTTTCATCAAGTTAGGTACCAATTGCTCCATGGTTTGGCCGTTATCCGTTGCATTTTGGCCCTACGTAAGCGCCCAATCTGGCCCTATTGAGAATGCATAACCTATAGGCACACTCAGCATATCAAAGGCCGGTGCGAATGCGGATTCGTGCGGCCCTATTTCGCATTCATTTGGAGCATCGGACATGGATACGCTGAACTTCGCAAACGATCCCGGAACCGTCATCGAGGCGGACCGCGCGCACGTGTGGCATCACCTGAGCCAGCACAAGCAATACGAGACGGTTGATCCGCGCATCATTGTCGAGGGCAAGGGCCTGCGGCTGTGGGACATCAAGGGCAAAGAGCACGTTGATGCCGTGTCCGGCGGCGTCTGGACTGTCAACGTAGGCTACGGGCGCGAACGGATCGGCAAGGCCATCTCGGACGCTGTGACCAAGATGTGTTTCTTCGGTGGCTCGCTCGGCACAATTCCGGGCGCGCAATTTGCTGAAATGCTGATCGACAAAATGCCCGGTCTTGATCGGGTCTACTATGCCAACTCTGGCTCAGAGGCGAATGAGAAAGCCTTTAAGATGGTCCGCCAGATCAGCCACAAACACTATGGCGGCAAGAAGCAGAAAATCCTCTACCGTGAACGCGATTACCACGGCTCGACCTTGGCGACTATGTCGGCCGGCGGTCAGGACGAACGCAACGCCCAATACGGCCCCTTCGCACCCGGATTTGTGCGCGTACCGCATTGTCTCGAATACCGCTCTCAGGATGGATCCTTGGGTGAAGAATATGGCGCAAAGGCCGCACAGGCCATCGAGGATGTGATCCTTGCCGAAGGTGCCGACACCATTGGCGCGCTCTGCCTTGAGCCGATCACAGCAGGCGGCGGTATCATCGTGCCCCCCAAAGGCTATTGGGACCGGGTTCAGGAAATCTGCAAGAAGTACGAGATTCTGCTCCACATCGACGAAGTGGTCTGCGGCCTTGGCCGTACCGGCACTTGGTTCGGATATCAGCAGTTCGGCGTGCAACCCGATATCGTGACAATGGCCAAAGGCGTGGCTTCGGGCTATGCGGCCATTTCTTGCTGTGTCACCACCAACCGCGTGTTTGACATGTTCAAGGACGACTCCGATCCGATGAGCTATTTCCGCGATATCTCGACCTTTGGCGGGTGTACCGGCGGGCCGGCTGCGGCCATCGAAAACATGAAGATCATCGAAGAAGAAGATTTGCGTGGCAATTCCGTCGTCATGGGCGAACATCTGAAAGGCAACCTTCAGGCGCTGATGGAAAAGCACAAATGGATCGGTGATGTACGCGGCATGGGTCTCTTTGCAGGTGCCGAACTGGTGCAGGATCGCACGACCAAGGAACCTGTCTCGGAAAAGCATGTCGCCGCGATTGTGGCCGACTGTATGGCACAGGGTGTGATCATCGGGGCGACCAACCGGTCCGTGCCGGGCTACAACAACACGCTTGTGTTCGCGCCGTCACTGATTGCGACAGCGGACGACCTGAACCACATTACCGCAGCCGTGGACGAGGCGATTACCCGCGTCCTTGGTTAAATAAATCAGGTGCAGGGACAGTCAGTTCCTGCACCCACCCATCGTGAGACGCCTGCAGCGTCTTGGATGTGGCATAGGTTGCAAAGCACAACGTGCCCATGACAACCAAAAAGGCGATCTGCAACAGCTTCATAGTCATTCTCCAACTTGTGCTGCCTTTGATACGTGCGGGCTTTGACTTTCCGTCGCGGGCGCGGCGATTTTCAGCTGCGCCACTTGATTTTCAGCTGCGCCACTTGTCGCCCGCGCAAAATAAGTCCAGTCTAGGTCGCAACTTAAGGCCAGACCATGTCAATCTCAGTCGAAACTTTCTTTCTTGATCCTTCCGCGGAAGGCACCTTGCAGGCGCGCATCCAGCAAATGGTCGCGCAGGGTATTCTAGCGGGCCGTATCCGCCCCGGTGAGCGGCTTCCGTCGTCGCGCAAAATGGCGGCACATTTGGGTGTCAGCCGGATCACCGTCACGCTGGCTTATACGGAGTTGGTTGCCGATGACTATCTGACATCGCGCGGGCGCTCCGGTTATTTCGTGTCCGACAATGCCCCCGAACCGCCGGCTTTTCCAGCGCAGCGCGCGCATGTCGGCACAGTGGACTGGGCGCGGACCATCGGCCAGCGGTTCACCCCCGGGCTGAGCCTGAACAAACCTGCGGACTGGGCAGACTACCGCTATCAATTCATCTATGGCCAGACGGACAAAACGCTCTTTGACAGCGCCAACTGGCGGCTCTGCGCGTTGCGGGCGCTGGGGATGCGGGATTTCAGCGCGCTGACTTCGGATTACTTTGACGGTGACGATCCGCAACTGGTTGATTTCATCGCGCGTCAGACGCTGCCAAGACGCGGTATCTTGGCCAATCCTGATGAAATCCTTGTGACGATGGGTGCGCAAAACGCGCTGTGGCTGTCGGCGCAGGTTCTGCTGAACAGCCGCAGGCGCGCTGCGATCGAAGACCCTTGTTATCCGGCCCTGCGCACGATCCTGACCCAATCGCGCTGCCAGCTTAGCGTTGTTCCCGTCGATCAGGACGGTTTGCCGCCGGATGACCTGCCCGCTGACACAGATGTGGTTTTCACCACCCCCAGCCACCAGTGCCCAACCGCCGCCACGATGCCGCTGGAACGCCGCAATGCACTACTTGAGAAAGCCGAAGCCGAGGATTTCATAATCGTCGAGGACGACTACGAGTTTGAGATGTCCTTTCTCAAGTCTCCGTCACCGTCGCTCAAGTCACTGGATAAAAATGGGCGCGTGATCTACGTGGGTTCGTTTTCAAAGTCGCTGTTTCCGGGGTTGCGGCTTGGCTATCTTGTTGGTCCCGCCCCCTTCATCCGCGAAGCACGCGCCCTGCGCGCCACGGTCCTGCGCCATCCCCCCGGCCACATACAGCGCACAGTCAGCTATTACCTATCATTGGGCCATTACGATGCGCTGATCCGCCGGATGAGCAAGACCTACCACGAACGGCGGCAACTGCTGGTCGGTGCGCTTAATCAGCGCGGTCTGACGATTGCTGGCCAAGGCACATATGGCGGGTCATCGGTCTGGCTCAAAACTCCGACAGGCATTGATACCAGCGCCTTGGCCGAGACTTTGCGCGCTGATAGCGTCTTGGTCGAACCCGGTGCGCCTTTCTTTGCAGGCGAAAACCCACCGACCGCATATCTGAGACTGGCCTACTCCTCGATCCCCTCGGCCCGCATCCCCGAAGGCATCAATCTGATCGCTGACGCAATCCAGAATTACTGATTTTTGAGACTCTATGTCTCAAAATAATTTACACTGGCACTAGGAACGCTAGTGAACTGGACCTAACGCATGCGCTGTGCAGAACCTAGTGTCAACGCAGCGAAACTGGGGGGATTCTGCGCTCCCAATTTCTTTGGAATTTAGGGAAGGACCCACCGCCATGAAAATGACCACTGAAGAAGCATTCGTCAAAACGCTCCAGGCGCATGGCATTCGCCACGCCTTCGGGATCATCGGCTCTGCGATGATGCCGATCTCGGATATCTTTCCAAAGGCGGGCATCACGTTCTGGGACTGCGCCCATGAAATGACCGCTGGCATGATGGCTGACGGCTACACCCGCGCTACCGGTGAGATGTCCATGATGATCGCGCAAAACGGCCCCGGCATCACGAACTTTGTCACCTCAGTTAAGACAGCTTACTGGAACCACACACCTTGCTTGCTGGTCACACCGCAAGCAGCCAACAAGACAATCGGTCAGGGTGGTTTTCAGGAAATGGAACAGATGAACCTGTTCAAGGACTGCGTAGCCTATCAGGAAGAAGTCCGCGACCCGACCCGCATCTGCGAAGTGCTGGCACGCGTCATCGCAAAGGCCAAGCGCCTTTCCGGTCCTGCCCAGATCAACATCCCCCGTGATTTCTGGACACAAGTTGTCGATATCGAAATCCCGCAGCCTGTTGAGTTCGAAACCAGCCCCGGTGGCGCAACCTCGATTTCCAAAGCTGCTGAAATGCTCTCGACTGCGAAGTTCCCTGTCATTCTGAATGGCGCTGGCGTTGTTCTGGCCGAAGGCGGGATCGAAGCATCGCGTCTGCTTGCGGAAAAGCTCGATGCACCGGTTTGTGTCGGCTATCAGCACAACGACGCTTTCCCCGGCAACCATCCGCTGTTTGCTGGTCCTTTGGGGTACAACGGCTCCAAGGCGGGTATGGAACTGATCAGCAAGGCCGACGTCGTGCTGGCCCTT
This window harbors:
- a CDS encoding S1 family peptidase encodes the protein MTKIASVSYESKCIAQLCAIAKNDRGEIVRKRWSSGFFWRRGDVPFLITNRHCVTGRDGSNEPLKDGFDPIALHVFFRVPHERVAHDAQTYSNRSIEFHLWRDDEPDWQEHPKGSCIDVVALRFSDFPDQIHCVNDKEQYDHWQPEAGTDCFIVGYPEALGGSEGTPIWKRGSIASEPELGLDGMPVFLCDSATRKGLSGAPVFAKMLGNFSSEGRPFSGTASPQFFAHWTKFLGVYAGREGDEKDGFQLGRVWKASILSDVLNNTNTPESPFIRK
- a CDS encoding excinuclease ABC subunit B, encoding MRTVLTFLLLASPAAAWEFSASPICTLTDTQEAGEITVTYDPAITEYAVTVTLPQGRWSGDPVFGMAFANDRPISIQTDRHSVSPDGRSLTVKDRGFGNVLDGLEFNARAYAILGDTTVGFDLDGIGPAMTAFRNCPAANLA
- a CDS encoding pyridoxamine 5'-phosphate oxidase family protein produces the protein MTDPINPTDDSARALAQDLLRTARFAALAVTHPETQTPYVARVAMLWHDGALLTLISTLSLHTKALAANPACAALIGEPDDKGDPLTHPRMTLMCTAHEVNKSTRRQAWLAAIPKAQLYYDFSDFKMYQLSVSEAHLNGGFGKAFNLSADDLTV
- a CDS encoding NYN domain-containing protein encodes the protein MQDLDLIELISIAAMFLLLFLRFLPKRKRRRPARARPRKAPVTPPPAEIPVPQNAIVVDGSNVMHWGPEPSVKILAQVLRSLERAGYTPIVFFDASVGYVLDDHYYDEAKLSPLLGVPQEHICVVNKGVIADVSILSMATDHGLRVVSNDRFRDWRVQFPHAAKKGVLLDGTWREGTVVWRGQLNRQVVRA
- a CDS encoding ABC transporter permease — its product is MELLADLWGELWAVLTTLFAAAPYIIGYVLIILLMMVIWSGVKRLLTPKHDYSSLKTVTFGDESAVTSNTVASVVSIVLIFVLWGAFTGSKLLPGFLHAPGPFEGQGSFEYTITTPAGDSDTATVSVVVHPSGEDVAAPEVLPGDGIAKNDAIAIPVYRSELLRVDRNDEMGRDEETFITAVDGQPIAPGSSVAVGFGSVAMSDKGTLNIVPATGMQMEPIWLPSPEAVWSRLGEIATVGYRNSTLAEHLGYSLFRVIVGFLLGAIVGIPLGYAMGLSNWFRGWFDPIVEFMRPVPPLALIPLVIIWAGIGEVGKIILLFLAALWIMAIAARSGVSGVRISKVHAAYSLGASKWQIMRYVIIPNSLPEIFTGARVAMGVCWGTVVAAELVAAEKGAGMMIMVASKFQSTDIVLMGIILIGIIGFSIDMLMRQAEKWLVPWKGKG
- a CDS encoding taurine ABC transporter ATP-binding protein: MSGLQIEKLSMRFDLPNGSSVQALKDVSIDLKAGELLSVLGPSGCGKTTLLNIVAGFLAPTAGTITLNGHKVTGPAAERGMVFQQGALFEWMSVRENVGFGPSMKGMPKAEKAKIVDHLLDVVGLQDFKEKAVYELSGGMQQRVALARCLANEPDVILMDEPLGALDALTREKMQGLVLKLWKETGKTIILITHSVEEALLLGERLIVMAPRPGRIHTEYRLPFAEMGVGQDLREVKKHPKFAETREEILGMIWDMEEEIMGRTEDA
- a CDS encoding ABC transporter substrate-binding protein, which codes for MTIKNALMGAAAGVALMTGATQAFAAGHGEITVGYFLEWPMPFQYAKVNGTYDEEMGVKVNWVSFDSGTAMSAAMASGDVQISVSQGVPPFVVATSAGQDLQILDVAVSYAENDNCVVSSGLEIDADSAGELAGKTVAVPLGTAAHYGFLRQMDHFGVDLASMNVVDMAPAEGAAALAQGQVDMSCGWGGALQRMKEHGNVLLTGAQKEELGILVFDVTSAPAGFVAENGDLIAKFLKVTADANAAWNDGSGVAEMLPVIANDAGMEEDAAAASLSTFVFPDVSTQLSAAWLGGAAPSFMKGVADVFVESGSIPSSLDSYESAINLGPLMAAGDM
- a CDS encoding aspartate aminotransferase family protein, with product MDTLNFANDPGTVIEADRAHVWHHLSQHKQYETVDPRIIVEGKGLRLWDIKGKEHVDAVSGGVWTVNVGYGRERIGKAISDAVTKMCFFGGSLGTIPGAQFAEMLIDKMPGLDRVYYANSGSEANEKAFKMVRQISHKHYGGKKQKILYRERDYHGSTLATMSAGGQDERNAQYGPFAPGFVRVPHCLEYRSQDGSLGEEYGAKAAQAIEDVILAEGADTIGALCLEPITAGGGIIVPPKGYWDRVQEICKKYEILLHIDEVVCGLGRTGTWFGYQQFGVQPDIVTMAKGVASGYAAISCCVTTNRVFDMFKDDSDPMSYFRDISTFGGCTGGPAAAIENMKIIEEEDLRGNSVVMGEHLKGNLQALMEKHKWIGDVRGMGLFAGAELVQDRTTKEPVSEKHVAAIVADCMAQGVIIGATNRSVPGYNNTLVFAPSLIATADDLNHITAAVDEAITRVLG
- a CDS encoding PLP-dependent aminotransferase family protein, encoding MSISVETFFLDPSAEGTLQARIQQMVAQGILAGRIRPGERLPSSRKMAAHLGVSRITVTLAYTELVADDYLTSRGRSGYFVSDNAPEPPAFPAQRAHVGTVDWARTIGQRFTPGLSLNKPADWADYRYQFIYGQTDKTLFDSANWRLCALRALGMRDFSALTSDYFDGDDPQLVDFIARQTLPRRGILANPDEILVTMGAQNALWLSAQVLLNSRRRAAIEDPCYPALRTILTQSRCQLSVVPVDQDGLPPDDLPADTDVVFTTPSHQCPTAATMPLERRNALLEKAEAEDFIIVEDDYEFEMSFLKSPSPSLKSLDKNGRVIYVGSFSKSLFPGLRLGYLVGPAPFIREARALRATVLRHPPGHIQRTVSYYLSLGHYDALIRRMSKTYHERRQLLVGALNQRGLTIAGQGTYGGSSVWLKTPTGIDTSALAETLRADSVLVEPGAPFFAGENPPTAYLRLAYSSIPSARIPEGINLIADAIQNY